In Carya illinoinensis cultivar Pawnee chromosome 10, C.illinoinensisPawnee_v1, whole genome shotgun sequence, one DNA window encodes the following:
- the LOC122279101 gene encoding auxin response factor 6-like, producing the protein MRLSSAGFSPQTQEGEKRVLNSELWHACAGPLVSLPAVGSRVVYFPQGHSEQVAASTNKEVDAQIPNYPSLPPQLICQLHNVTMHADIDTDEVYAQMTLQPLNPQEQKDVFLPAELGTHSKQPTNYFCKTLTASDTSTHGGFSVPRRAAEKVFPPLDFSLQPPAQELIARDLHDNEWKFRHIFRGQPKRHLLTTGWSVFVSAKRLVAGDSVLFIWNEKNQLLLGIRRANRPQTVMPSSVLSSDSMHLGLLAAAAHAAATNSRFTIFYNPRASPSEFVIPLAKYVKAVYHTRVSVGMRFRMLFETEESSVRRYMGTITGISDLDTVRWPNSHWRSVKVGWDESTAGDRQPRVSLWEIEPLTTFPMYPSPFPLRLKRPWQPGFPSFHGMKDDDLGINSPLMWLRGDNGDRGIQPLNFQGIGVSPWMQPRLEASMLGLNTDMYQAMAAAALQEIRTVDPSKPPHSSLLQFQQLQNLQSRSTALMQPQMVQQPQPQQAFQQVVRENQHQSHSQDQTHSQLLQQQLQHQHLFSSQQQQQKLVGHQQISSTVSTMPQFISSSQSQPPSLQAISSLCQQQSFSDSNGNPVTSPVVSPLHSLLGSFQQDESSHLLNLSRPNPLMPSAAWPSKRAAVDPLLSSAASHYALPQVEKLGLPQNNMSPNSISLPPFPGRECSIDQGGADPQSHLLFGVNIEPSSLLMQNGVSGLRGVASDSNSTTISFPSSNYMSTAGTDFTLNPALAPNSCIDESGFLQSPENVGQLNPPARTFVKVYKSGSFGRSLDITKFSSYHELRGELARMFGLEGDLEDPMRSGWQLVFVDRENDVLLLGDDPWPEFVNSVWCIKILSPQEMLQVGKHRPELLNSVPIQKLSSSSCDDYANRQDSRNLSSGITCVGSPSTELFNR; encoded by the exons ATGAGGCTCTCTTCAGCTGGTTTTAGTCCTCAAACCCAGGAAG GGGAGAAGAGAGTTCTAAATTCTGAACTTTGGCATGCTTGCGCGGGTCCTCTTGTTTCGCTACCGGCTGTTGGAAGTCGTGTTGTTTATTTCCCCCAGGGTCATAGTGAACAG GTTGCTGCATCAACCAACAAGGAAGTTGACGCCCAAATTCCTAATTACCCAAGTTTACCTCCACAACTTATTTGCCAACTTCACAATGTGACGATGCAT GCAGATATTGATACAGATGAAGTATATGCTCAGATGACTTTGCAACCACTGAATCCG CAAGAGCAAAAGGATGTATTCCTTCCGGCAGAGTTGGGCACCCACAGCAAGCAGCctacaaattatttttgtaaaacctTGACAGCCAGTGACACAAGCACTCATGGAGGCTTCTCTGTTCCTCGTCGAGCAGCTGAAAAAGTGTTCCCTCCACTG GACTTCTCCCTGCAGCCGCCGGCTCAAGAGTTGATCGCAAGGGATCTGCATGACAATGAATGGAAATTTAGACATATATTTCGTG GCCAACCCAAAAGGCACCTACTTACGACAGGATGGAGTGTGTTTGTAAGTGCTAAAAGACTGGTTGCTGGCGATTCCGTGCTTTTTATCTG GAATGAAAAGAATCAATTACTCCTTGGTATCCGGCGAGCTAATCGACCACAAACTGTTATGCCTTCATCAGTTCTATCCAGTGATAGCATGCACTTGGGACTTCTTGCTGCTGCTGCTCATGCAGCTGCAACAAACAGCCGTTTCACCATATTCTATAACCCAAG GGCTAGCCCTTCAGAATTTGTTATCCCCCTGGCCAAATACGTTAAAGCGGTCTATCATACTCGTGTTTCCGTTGGCATGCGCTTTAGGATGCTGTTTGAAACAGAAGAATCAAGCGTCCGTCG GTACATGGGTACAATAACCGGCATAAGTGACTTAGATACCGTTCGGTGGCCAAATTCACATTGGCGCTCTGTCAAG GTTGGATGGGATGAATCCACAGCAGGGGATAGACAGCCAAGGGTGTCCCTATGGGAGATTGAACCATTGACAACATTCCCAATGTATCCATCTCCATTTCCACTCAGACTTAAGCGACCTTGGCAACCAGGATTTCCATCTTTCCATG GCATGAAGGATGATGACCTGGGAATTAATTCGCCTCTTATGTGGTTGCGAGGAGATAATGGAGATCGTGGAATCCAACCATTGAACTTTCAGGGAATTGGGGTAAGTCCATGGATGCAACCAAGGCTTGAGGCTTCCATGCTTGGCTTGAATACTGATATGTACCAAGCTATGGCTGCTGCTGCACTTCAAGAGATAAGAACTGTAGATCCTTCTAAACCACCACATTCATCTCTTCTGCAATTCCAGCAACTGCAGAATCTCCAGAGTAGGTCTACTGCTTTGATGCAGCCTCAGATGGTGCAGCAGCCTCAACCTCAGCAGGCTTTTCAGCAAGTTGTTCGAGAAAACCAGCATCAATCTCACTCTCAGGATCAAACTCATTCACAGCTTCTCCAGCAACAGTTGCAGCATCAGCACTTGTTCAGTAGTCAGCAGCAGCAACAGAAACTTGTTGGCCACCAACAGATTTCAAGTACTGTTTCTACGATGCCTCAGTTTATTTCATCGTCTCAATCTCAGCCACCATCCTTGCAAGCAATTTCTTCACTATGCCAACAGCAGAGTTTTTCTGATTCGAATGGGAACCCTGTGACCAGCCCAGTAGTTTCTCCTCTACACAGTCTTTTGGGTTCATTTCAGCAGGATGAATCATCCCACCTGCTCAACCTTTCCAGACCTAACCCCTTGATGCCTTCTGCTGCTTGGCCATCAAAGCGAGCTGCAGTTGATCCTCTTCTTTCTTCTGCAGCTTCTCATTATGCTTTGCCTCAAGTGGAGAAGTTGGGCCTGCCCCAGAATAACATGTCTCCTAATTCTATTTCATTGCCACCCTTTCCTGGTAGGGAATGCTCGATAGACCAAGGAGGCGCTGACCCTCAGAGCCATCTCCTATTTGGCGTTAATATAGAGCCGTCATCTCTTCTAATGCAAAATGGGGTCTCAGGTCTTAGGGGAGTTGCCAGTGATAGCAACTCCACAACCATATCCTTCCCTTCCTCTAATTATATGAGTACTGCAGGCACCGATTTCACACTTAATCCAGCACTGGCACCTAACAGTTGCATTGATGAATCTGGTTTCCTGCAGTCTCCAGAAAATGTGGGCCAACTAAATCCACCTGCAAGAACCTTTGTTAAG GTTTACAAGTCAGGCTCCTTTGGGAGGTCACTGGATATCACCAAATTTAGTAGCTACCATGAGTTGCGTGGTGAGCTAGCTCGTATGTTTGGCCTTGAAGGCGATTTGGAGGACCCTATGAGATCAGGCTGGCAGCTTGTATTTGTTGACCGGGAGAATGATGTTCTTCTCCTCGGTGATGACCCCTGGCC GGAATTTGTAAACAGCGTGTGGTGTATCAAAATCCTGTCACCCCAAGAAATGCTCCAAGTGGGCAAGCATCGCCCGGAGCTTCTGAACTCAGTACCAATTCAGAAGCTGTCCAGTAGCAGCTGTGATGACTATGCAAACCGGCAGGACTCAAGAAATTTGAGCAGTGGGATAACGTGTGTGGGGTCTCCGAGTACTGAATTATTCAACCGGTGA